Genomic DNA from Setaria italica strain Yugu1 chromosome V, Setaria_italica_v2.0, whole genome shotgun sequence:
AATCCTGCTTCTCTACCTCCTACAGCAGGCGATAATCATTGGAGCAAAGGTCACAGTGCCGTTGCGCATTAATCTCCAACAAAAtgattaagggcctgtttggctccctggtgttaaagtttaacacccgtcacatcgaatgtttggatgctaattaggagtattaaacatagactaattacaaaactaattgcacagatggagtgtaattcgtgagacgaatctattaagcctaattagtccatgatttgacaacgtggtgctacagtaaccatttgttaatgatggattaattaggcttaatagattcgtcacgtgaattagcacaggattatgcaattagttttataattagctcatgtttagttctcctaattagcatccgaacatccgatgtgacactgttaaagtttagcacctcgtatccaaacacccctaaagaAAACGCACTGTCAGTGGTCACTCTGCAGTTCTCCCAGTTCTTATTTCGAATTAAAGTATACTTCTCCGAGTGGCCAATCGATTGGCCTCGGAACACGAGCTAGCAGCGGCAGGAAACTGTTCTGCAAAGCCGCCTTTGTTAACCCCTACTCCAGCTAAAGCGAAAATGCCGCGAAAATGCTGCTAAGCACAGCCGCGCAGAGGACAAGAGAAACGGATTTGCTCGCGGGGCGCGGGCAGCGTAGCCGAGCGCCTCCCGTTTTGCGTCCGGTTTCCCTCGGCATCCGCGGCGGTCACGCATGAGCTATATTTTTTGCTGCCCCGTCTCTCGTGCGCCGTACCGCTCCACTATTTACTGTTGGTGGCAAGCTGAGCTCGTGGGGTAGGCCTCTTTTTACAGAGAGAGCCAGGGGCAAAGGCTGGTGGACGGGGGCACGGCGCGGTACCTTCTCTGACGGCCGTGGTCCTGGGCTGCGCTGCGCCCGGTCAGGTGTGCCGAGGCAATGTCCGCTTGGTCCTTGCCTTTGCCTCGTTGCCCTGGAGGTAGTTGGTTGTAGCAGCAAAGGATGTGGCATGAATGGGTGCGGCGGCATACCCTCCGAGGAGGCGAGGGAATGTTTGTCCGGTGACGCCGTCGGCGGAGGCGACGATGGAGAACCGAACGGCTGGACTTCTGGAGTTCTCTCTCGCTGCGACCCAGGGCCTAGATGCCGTTTGCGATTATGGGCTGCCTGCAGTCCCTCCGGCCTGCATATAACGTTTGCATGGGCCAAACTCCCGGCCCACCTTTGGCGGGATCGCCTTCAGTCGAGGAACACTtttgctcaaaaaaaaagagtcgAGGAACACTTTGGTTAAGACATGGTGATTTTCATCTTCTTTGCCCTTAGCTTTTTGTACCGAAAGCAAACCATGGAAATGTCCAGTGCACGTACGCGATGCAAGCAAAATCTACCGACTTAAAGAAAAATCTCTAGCATAAGGAGTCCAGAGATAGGCATTCATATTAGCAGTTAAGATAGCACAAGGCTCCATGTGTCAACAATGGCGTCTTTTCATACTGAATGATAGGACCATACGCATGATCAGAGATTTCGCTACATCGATCAACCAGCAACGGACGACCAGTACAGGCAGCCAATACATTCATAACAAGGCACACTGATGCAAAACGTGCTCAAGGCTGCCTCCTAGTAGTTGCTCTTGCTCATAATGGGTCTTGGTCTCGGATGTCTGTTTATAATACGCATGCAGAACTCTTACGGGATCTACTATGGCAAAGTTATCCATTACTACCGCCGTGTCTGATGTCCAGGATATCATCTTTAATAGTAATCAACAACAGGTTCTTCACGAAGCAGTCGGATACAGCTAACTATGGATTAGGATTACCAGATCATTTGACGATTATGCGACGCTAACCTGCTGGACATCCACTGAGCACGAGAGTTGCTTTTCCATTCCAAATATGGCAGCAGTAGCAAACTGGCTATCACCAAAACCTCAAGCTGCAATGCAACTGAGGGAAGCAGAAATACGGACTCATTAGTATCTGAGAAAAGCGATACCAGTTTGTACTTAATACAATAACTACATTTTATAGCATTCAAACAAAGCATGAGCATTATGCAAGCTAATCTGAGAAATCAACGATCTAGTAACCAAACTCTGAAGAACATATCTCGGTGTAGAAATCAAGTAACAATCTCATGAGAGCACTGTTCATGGCAAAACTAGACATAGAGATTTCATCTAGTCAATCTAAATAGATCTGAAGATATCGACGCCCTGCTTTACAGTATAACAACACGGGTCCTAGGATGTCAAATCAAAACAGAGTGAGCACATTCATACCAGTCCATTTTGCTCTTGCCCACTTTGATTAAGCAGGTGCAAAAATACCAAACAGAAGCTCTGATCTATACATATTCAAAGTCTCCAGAAGCTGCATCGTCCAACACATTCCTGTCAAGGCCTGAGCTTGCTGCTTCTTCCAATTCATCATCAAGGTGTATACTTTCTGCCTCTTCCAATTCATCTGTGCCAAGGTGGTGTATATTTTCTGCCTCTTCCAGTTCATCTGTGCCAGGGTCTCCTTCTGTCAACTCTTTGGTTTTATTATCAGGGTAAACCTTCATTTTGATGCGCTTGCCTTTGATGTATCGGTATTCCCATTTTGGTGGTGGGTATTTCTTTTTTAACTTTTCATATTTGTCCATCATATCTAACTTCTGAAATACATCACCTAGCATCCTGACAATTGAACCATCAGGTCTAACGCCTAGTTCCTCCATATCAGCAAAAACCTGAAGAATTTACGAGGAAGATATCATATAGTTAGAAAAGAACACCTGGATGATTATCTCCTACTCATATTTCTGTTGAGCAAAGCTTTTCTACAAAGGGGAAAAATGGTCTAAGTCCTAATTTCAACTTTGGTTAAAACAGTATGCAGAGTGGTGAGCCTCATGCTATCATGTTACACTAGTCCAAATGTTCCCGTCTGTGCTAAGAAGGCACCTTTAACCCTGAATGAACAAACTTTAGTCCTTGGATGGACCAAAGTCACCAAAACCATCTGTCTCAGAACTAAATCTGCATGACATCGCTTCAGAATTGATTGACGCTTTACTATCCCATGAAGATATTCCACATGTAGAAGCTATAGCTGGTCTAAATTCCCGTGGGAAACACAATAAGTGCATTATCCCCTTTTTGGAGGCCTAAGCTTCTAGTGGCTTTAGTACATTTTTTTAGTGTACCTAGTGGCTTTAAATAAGACAGGGTCCAAGGTACAGAGTCAGATTGGCATAGGAAAATGATCACACTGAAATTCCACAAAGAACACAATAAATAGTGTAACATCGGCATAATTCATTATAGAGGGTTGAAGTTATTCAGTAATGACATCATTCTGCAGTGGAGTTTTGGTGGTGGATAGGAGCCATGGATGCTACTTCTAACATTATGGATGACCATGTATATCACACCATGCTGAAGCAGAAGGAAATTATCAACCCAAACCTCTGAACTGCTAGGTGGGCAAGGAAAGTCACGTCAAAGCCAAAAATCCCTAGAAAGCTTCGGTACAATGGTATCCTTTGATATATCACTACTAGCAGACAGTTTTCACATCTCTGAAGTAAAATGACTGCCCCTCAATGCAACTAGGACCAACTAGATTCAAATGCATATTTATAAGATGGCAtgctaaaataagaaaaaacaTAATTTCCAACCTCAAACATCTTATTGTATGCTCCCACACTGTAATACAAAGAAATCATTCTCATGAAAAAGGTACGAGGCAATCCCTCCATATATCGTGAGAATATCATTCCAAATAATTCTTCTGCTTCCTCAATCCGTCCATCCTCGATCAAAGCATTCAACAAGGTGTAATAGCTTCCCATTGTCTTCCCTTGACCTTTGTTGAACATCCATTTAATAACCTAGATCATGAATCATGCGGTCATTATTTCAATTCAGGATAAGGGTTGGCTACTATAAAGGAGAAACTAATCCTAGTTGTAGTCTTGATACGGGGAAAAAGGGTTTATACAATATTAAAGGGGAGCAATTATTCTACTCTAGAACTGGAAACAGCAAAATCTTGACCTGTCCAAGGATGGGATTACTAGTAAAATTCTCCGAGGAAGGGAATTTGTGTATATCTACAAGACAGTATGAACATTTCACTAGAAATCCATGACAATTGAAAGCGATATGTAGGAAAAAGAATTTAGATCAGAATCAGAGTTCAAATCAAAATCCATTTAACACCTGAATTATACGCTTCCATTCCTTTTCATCCTCAAGTGTCTTCAGTGCCTTCTTTACTACTATCAAGGGAAACTCCAGTTCCCATGCAACAAATGAGTCAAGTGCGCCATAAACTTCCTCCTTTACATTAGACAGACCTTTAATCTGCAGGagataaaaaatattgatagTTTCAGACGCTCAATTCAACAGTGTCAGTGTACGGAATGTGTATTTGCACCTTCTTTAACATAAAGGTAATGTGACTAAGACAGGACGATGCACAGGAGTATAAACAGAGAAACGTAGAAGAACCTCACACATTCCACAAGCTTCTGTGACTTGGAAATAGTCCCAATTTTCTTACGAGTTTTCCACACACGGGGATATCTTGGTCTTGGACCCCTGGCACCGCAAACCTGTTGCATAATTGTAATACATGAGAATCAGCATAGGCCACACTGCCAGCACTACATCAACCAAAATGCACGGAATTAAGCTCACCACTACAGAATTGAATTTTAGAGGATGTCCAACTGTAGCTCCTCCCCGCACTAAGGTAAATGCAGGCGACCAATAGTTCGCCAAGCAAAACATTCTACAAAGGAGCTGAAGAGATGAAATAGTTTTTAAGTACTATTTAAACAGAACAACAAGAAATCGAGTTGTACCTCATCCTCTCGCCGTACCTTAGTAAAGGAGCAGAAGAGCAGGCGTGCTGTGCCCCGTAGTTCGAGGGCGAAAAGGCGGAAAGGAATGGGCAGCCTCCACCGCGGCCAGTGGCGTATCGACTGCCGCCACCGTCGCTTCTTCTCGCCGGAGTCGGGAGGGGAGCGACCGGACGGCTGCAGCGTTTGCAATCCCCTGGGGATTTATCTCccaagatgtttttttttctcttcggGGAAAATCACCCAGCTGCTAACCTATCATCTACTGATATTAGTTTCGGGCTTGGCCCTTGTTCTCAGTGGGCCGTAGGCTGTTTCAGTAAATGGGCCTCACCTAGCTGCCCATtccttccatcttcttcctcttgccaAAGAAGTTTTTCCTCCGAAACTCGACGAACGACGAAAAAACCTTCCTCCACGGCTGCCtatggccgccgccgaccggaCCTAGGCTAGGTATTGCTACCTCCCGACTTGCCGTGGTGCTTGTTTACTAACACCACGCCTGTCAGCGAATAAAGAGTTAAAGAAAGGGGAAGGGGACGAGGGGATAAGTGGGAGGCGAGGGAGTCCAGTGGTTAATTTTTCCCCCGAAGTTGAGGATAGGGGATGCCGGTGGCGAGGCCGGAGCCGCAGGAACCCCGGGTGATCGCCCATGTTGACATGGACTGCTTCTACGTCCAAGGTTGGTGACTTTCCTTGCCTATCCCTCTCCCACCCCGCCCATGGCCAACCGTTCTTCGACTGAAACTCTAAAAGAGTGGCCATTTGCTTTGCCGCAGTGGAGCAGCGGAGGAACCCTGAGCTCAGGGGCCAGCCGACCGCCGTGGTGCAGTACAACGACTGGAAAGGCGGGGGTTTGATCGCCGTCAGCTACGAGGCTCGCGGGTTTGGTGTGAAGAGGCGAGTGCCGTTTCTTCATCGACAGTCTCGTTTCCTTGGAATTTGCTGAGGTCCTGACATCCGGATTCGTGGTGCTTATTCAGGTCCATGCGTGGAGATGAGGCCAAGAGGGTTTGTCCTGGTATTAATCTGGTTCAGGTCCCTGTGGCGCGTGGCAAGGCCGACCTTAATCTTTACAGAAGTGCTGGCTCTGAGGTAGGTTCACCAGTGTAAACTAGTTTACTAGTACTAGTTAACAGCACCGGACTTACAATGGCATATATAGAATTATGAGTCTATATTTTGCATCTGAACTTTCAGGTTGTTGCGATACTTGCAAGCAAAGGGAAGTGCGAGCGGGCATCCATTGACGAAGTTTATCTTGACCTTACTGATGCAGCCAAGGAAATGCTCTTACAAGCTCCCCCAGATTCACCGGAGGGGATTTTTATGGAAGCAGCAAAGTCAAATATCTTGGGCCTTCCTTCTTCTGTAAGAATGTTTTCGCAATTAGTTTTACTGCAATGTGGTTTGATATGAACGTGGTCATAGGTCATGATATGTTCAGGATGCCAGCGAGAAGGAAAAGAATGTGAGGGCATGGCTTTGTCGACCGGACGCTGATTACGAGGATAAGTTATTGGCATGTGGAGCTATAATTGTTGCACAGCTACGAGTCAGAGTTCTGGAGGAAACCCAATTCACATGCTCTGCTGGGATTGCTCACAATAAGGTTTATAATGATTCATAATAGTGAGTAgatgttttttctttctgttgACTAAAATTGTCAGCAATCCATGGTTAATATTGTGGTTAAGTTTGCTATGCTCAGGAAATCAGCTCAAATTCCTGTATTTCCGTTTTCTGTGTTTTTTTTATTCCTTGCTCTTCCTACCAGTCTTCCACTCATTGTTCTTATACTGTGCAGATGTTAGCGAAACTTGTCAGTGGAATGCACAAGCCTGCTCAACAAACTGTAGTCCCTTCTTCATCAGTTCAAGGCTTTCTAGCATCACTACCTGTGAAGAAGATGTAATGATCTGACATGACACCTCTGCCCTTGCTTGGTTCTTGTTAGTTCCTGGGAATAGTTTTGACACTGTGTATCGCTATTTAGATCACACAACATTGTGCTTTAGTTGAAACTATGCATGGTTTGACACTGAATGGTGAGAATAACCATATTATTCAGGAAACAGCTTGGTGGTAAGCTTGGAAGTTCCTTGCAGGATGATCTTGGGGTCGAGACCATTGGTGATCTTCTAAGTTTTGCAGAGGAAAAGTTACAAGAGCAGTATGGAGTAAATACTGGGTAATTATGTTCATGCATGTATCGATGTGTTATTATTTTGTTTGCCTTGAGTAATGTAGATATAAGCTAGTTAAGATATGATATCACGTTTTAAAGACTAAGAGTTGTTATTCCCTTTAGCTTTTGGCGGATGACATAACTTTTAACTTGATGGTAGGTTCATTATATCAAACACGGCAAAACCATGCTTCTTTGCATCCATGTTTTTAGTATCATGTCTAATACTCCCATCTTATAAGCTCTAGACTTCATGCAGAACATGGTTATGGAAGATTGCTAGAGGCATTAGTGGAGAAGAAGTTGAGGATCGTCTTCTACCGAAGAGTCACGGATGTGGAAAGACATTTCCTGGACCAAAAGCACTGAAGAATAGTGCTTCTGTAAGAATGCTTGCTCTgtcattttcattgttttcaAGCAAAATCTTTGGTTATTTTTAGCTGCTTGAGAAACAGAGTATCTGAGAGGCCTTGGAACAGTGAAGAACCTTATGAATTTTGGTTACTTGTGATGAGCATAAGCATATAAGCACTTACATGTTTTGATTTGTGAAAACCATATGTGATAATGATATAGAGCATAGTGTTACAATTGGTACCTGATGCAGGGACATCCTGGCTTAATTAGGGTGAAACAACTTGAAAATATGCAACTCTCAAGCTTGAAAATAAGGTACCTTGTGACATTGTAGGTCGGGAGTATGGACCCCCACATGCCAGTGAGATGATCAGCTGCTATTTAAGAAAACTTGACAATTCCATATACAAACTTATGCCTCATGTGGTCCATGTCAGCCACATTTGTGGAGCCTCTGCCAGATTTATTGTAAACAGGCGTTGCACTTGATTACTTGCTACTCTGTCAAATACTTGTTTTGTGAGCAGCATGGTATGCACATGGAATTATATTGGTGCTTTAAGCTTTATAATGCTGCACTTTGATAGTTTGATGGCCTTGGGATGCTAGATGCGGTACCCTACCTGACTTAATAAGTTTTCATGCTGCCTGAGTAAGATCCCATATGCATggctaaaaaataaaagatcCCATTTCTGTCTaagaatttagaaaaaaaaatgtgttaAGACTCAAATTCTGTTGATTCAACCATTGTCATACGTTGTAGGTCAAAAGCTGGCTGGATCAACTTTGTGAGGAATTAAGTGAACGAATTCAGTCTGACCTGAACCAGAACAAGAGAATTGCTCAAACACTAACTCTTCATGCCAGGGCGTCTAAGGTATTTTGTGTaatacataattttttagtGTTTTATTATTTGATTAGTTTATTATATCTAGAGTATTTTCTGATAAAATGGTCAGCATGTATCTTCTCACTATGCACAATAGCTTCCTCATTTTCTACTTGTTCTGCAGGAAAATGAACGTGATTCAACGAAGAAATTCCCTTCCAAATCCTGTCCATTGCGCTATGGGACTGGGAAAATTCAAGAGGATGCAATGAAGCTATTTGAATCTGGCCTTCATGAATTTTTAGAATCTCAGAACACTGGATGGAGCATAACATCTCTTTCTGTTACTGCAAGCAAAATATTTGATATACCAAGTGTATGCTTACGATAACTTTCTTAATAATTGATGATTTGATAGATTGTCATTTTTAAATGTCCAGCCACCGTAAAGAAACAAGGAAACATAGCAATGCCAGTATACTATTCTGATCTCCTGATAACATGTATTAGTGATTTCAATAAATCTCTTCCTTCAAACAATATATTGATATTGCACTAGCTTATAGTGACAGAGATGCTTTGTTTTTACATTAACGTTTCGCCAGCTTCTAACATTCTGAAATACAAATGAACTTTCAGCAAAATGAAAAACTATTTGTTTATTAAATCCTTGCTACTATATCTGCAGCCTTATTTTCAATCATTTCTAAATTTTGATCTTATTCTCATATTAGCAAATGCCATGCTGCAAGATTTGTGCAGTTTGTCATTATTCATATGTACTCAGGGCCCACATAAAATCACAAATGCATTTTGTTAACTTCTTATTCCTTCAGTTTGTTTCATTTACCAGGGAACAAGCTCAATCTTGAGATACATTAAAGGTCCTAGTTCTGCTGCATCTCCAGCTATACCTGATTCTTCATCTGTACCTGATGATCCTTCTCTTGGTGATGTTCCTGAGTTTGAGTGTGTCTATTGTTTACAATTTATTTGTTTGCTGTGAGATTACTGACATGCCAATATGCTTCTGTAGATAACAATGTACATGTGACACCAATTCATGAAGAACAGTGCGAGCCATCTATCTCAGAGAAAGAAGACGGTAAAAGATATTCATCGATTTCAGCCAAACAATGCCCAGCaaatgaagaaaaaagaatCCCAAAGAAGTTGCCTGAAGTTAAGGTTAGTTGTCCTTTTCTCCTCTGTGGATATTGGACACCATTAAACTGACTCCTTGTGGGGTAGTATTCTTCAGCATTGGTCAATCGACACTTTGTTTTCTTTAGTCTTTTGCTTGTTGGATTGCTTAATGATCAAGTCCGAAGATGACAAAACATCCCAGAAGTTAGTGCTATGTTGCTATCTGTATCAGTAATGATTAAAACATGGCCTTTTCACATCATGCTACCATTGGTTTCCTAAGTTTCTAATTTAAACATGTCCTAATCTCTCTCACTTCATTAATTTTGAATCTTTCACTTATTTTCTACTGGCAGTATAGAAGTTTCAAATTAATTATTAGCGTCCCTCTCTGTGACTCACCCAAGATTTTTTATTTCGATAGGGAACTTCCTCGATATTGAAGTTTCTCTCACGGGGTCAATCTGCCCTCCATGAGAAAAGAAAATCTGATGTACTAATTTGCAGTCCTCAAGGTTTGGTGGACTACTTCTGTACAGATGCAATGATGCAAATACCGATCTAACTGCTTACACGTTTCTCTGTTTGCTGAATATTTGTGATAATGTTAGGTCCAGGGAGTTCTTCGGAAGCAAACAAAGCTGAAGAACACAATGTGTCTGGGCAAGCTGCAGATAGGAGCAACATCAACAGTGGTGGTGAACCCTCTGGCAGTAACCCCTGGTTGTTCAACGTTGAAGACATCGACCCAGCAGTAGTGGAGG
This window encodes:
- the LOC101762593 gene encoding DNA polymerase eta — translated: MPVARPEPQEPRVIAHVDMDCFYVQVEQRRNPELRGQPTAVVQYNDWKGGGLIAVSYEARGFGVKRSMRGDEAKRVCPGINLVQVPVARGKADLNLYRSAGSEVVAILASKGKCERASIDEVYLDLTDAAKEMLLQAPPDSPEGIFMEAAKSNILGLPSSDASEKEKNVRAWLCRPDADYEDKLLACGAIIVAQLRVRVLEETQFTCSAGIAHNKMLAKLVSGMHKPAQQTVVPSSSVQGFLASLPVKKMKQLGGKLGSSLQDDLGVETIGDLLSFAEEKLQEQYGVNTGTWLWKIARGISGEEVEDRLLPKSHGCGKTFPGPKALKNSASVKSWLDQLCEELSERIQSDLNQNKRIAQTLTLHARASKENERDSTKKFPSKSCPLRYGTGKIQEDAMKLFESGLHEFLESQNTGWSITSLSVTASKIFDIPSGTSSILRYIKGPSSAASPAIPDSSSVPDDPSLDNNVHVTPIHEEQCEPSISEKEDGKRYSSISAKQCPANEEKRIPKKLPEVKGTSSILKFLSRGQSALHEKRKSDVLICSPQGPGSSSEANKAEEHNVSGQAADRSNINSGGEPSGSNPWLFNVEDIDPAVVEELPLEIQREIQGWIRPSKEPSTKRRGSTISSYFPPARS
- the LOC101761387 gene encoding pentatricopeptide repeat-containing protein At4g21190 isoform X1, which encodes MRMFCLANYWSPAFTLVRGGATVGHPLKFNSVVVCGARGPRPRYPRVWKTRKKIGTISKSQKLVECIKGLSNVKEEVYGALDSFVAWELEFPLIVVKKALKTLEDEKEWKRIIQVIKWMFNKGQGKTMGSYYTLLNALIEDGRIEEAEELFGMIFSRYMEGLPRTFFMRMISLYYSVGAYNKMFEVFADMEELGVRPDGSIVRMLGDVFQKLDMMDKYEKLKKKYPPPKWEYRYIKGKRIKMKVYPDNKTKELTEGDPGTDELEEAENIHHLGTDELEEAESIHLDDELEEAASSGLDRNVLDDAASGDFEYV
- the LOC101761387 gene encoding pentatricopeptide repeat-containing protein At4g21190 isoform X3; the encoded protein is MCEIKGLSNVKEEVYGALDSFVAWELEFPLIVVKKALKTLEDEKEWKRIIQVIKWMFNKGQGKTMGSYYTLLNALIEDGRIEEAEELFGMIFSRYMEGLPRTFFMRMISLYYSVGAYNKMFEVFADMEELGVRPDGSIVRMLGDVFQKLDMMDKYEKLKKKYPPPKWEYRYIKGKRIKMKVYPDNKTKELTEGDPGTDELEEAENIHHLGTDELEEAESIHLDDELEEAASSGLDRNVLDDAASGDFEYV
- the LOC101761387 gene encoding pentatricopeptide repeat-containing protein At4g21190 isoform X2, with product MFCLANYWSPAFTLVRGGATVGHPLKFNSVVVCGARGPRPRYPRVWKTRKKIGTISKSQKLVECIKGLSNVKEEVYGALDSFVAWELEFPLIVVKKALKTLEDEKEWKRIIQVIKWMFNKGQGKTMGSYYTLLNALIEDGRIEEAEELFGMIFSRYMEGLPRTFFMRMISLYYSVGAYNKMFEVFADMEELGVRPDGSIVRMLGDVFQKLDMMDKYEKLKKKYPPPKWEYRYIKGKRIKMKVYPDNKTKELTEGDPGTDELEEAENIHHLGTDELEEAESIHLDDELEEAASSGLDRNVLDDAASGDFEYV